A genomic region of Methanothermobacter thermautotrophicus str. Delta H contains the following coding sequences:
- a CDS encoding threonine--tRNA ligase produces the protein MRILLIHSDYLKYETKNKTGIAEEIPEDKMQGDFRESLVVFTAVEAEDEDNPESVIENAVNEIIKVFNDVKAENVVIYPYAHLSSSLSSPKTAVEVLEGMESALRSEGVDVSRVPFGWYKAFKISCKGHPLSELSRSIRPQPPKVEEESEESEWFILHRGETVKPGDFEFKNRDLENLVKYELGELESSGEEPPHVRLMREKGLADYEPSADVGHLRWYPRGRLIRDLLADYVYMLVTSEGAMPVETPIMYDLEDEAIRVHAEKFGERQYRMKNRKELMLRYACCFGAFRILSDSFLTWKNLPASIYELSTYSFRLEKKGEVVGLKRLRGFTMPDLHTVCADLDQSLEEFARQVEMCMRTGQDLQVNYEVIFRATADFYEEYREWVHEVADKIGKPVLLEILPSRKHYWIAKMDFAAIDYLGRPIENPTVQIDVESGERFGITYVNSDEEEVNPIILHCSPTGSIERVICSLLEKTAIEMDEKPPMLPLWLSPTQVRVLPIAERHMEYASDLVSELIAADVRADLDDRSETLGKKIRNAAQDWVPYVVVIGDSEMEGKLTVNVRETGEKLQMGLDELIERIRAETEGMPFRRLPLPVKLSERINF, from the coding sequence ATGAGGATACTGTTAATTCACTCTGATTACTTGAAATACGAGACAAAGAATAAAACAGGGATAGCAGAGGAAATCCCTGAAGATAAGATGCAGGGAGATTTCAGGGAGTCCCTGGTGGTTTTCACAGCAGTGGAGGCTGAAGATGAGGATAACCCTGAATCAGTAATTGAAAACGCGGTTAATGAAATAATAAAGGTTTTCAATGACGTTAAGGCAGAGAACGTCGTGATATACCCTTACGCACACCTCAGCTCCTCGCTCAGCTCCCCCAAAACAGCGGTGGAGGTCCTTGAGGGAATGGAATCAGCCCTCCGCAGCGAGGGTGTTGATGTCTCAAGGGTTCCTTTCGGGTGGTATAAGGCCTTCAAGATATCCTGCAAGGGTCACCCACTATCAGAGCTATCAAGGAGCATAAGGCCACAGCCCCCAAAGGTGGAGGAGGAGAGCGAGGAATCCGAGTGGTTCATACTCCACAGGGGAGAGACGGTTAAACCCGGAGACTTCGAGTTCAAAAACAGGGATCTTGAGAACCTGGTGAAATATGAGCTTGGCGAACTTGAATCCTCTGGTGAAGAACCACCACACGTTAGACTCATGAGGGAGAAGGGACTTGCAGACTATGAGCCATCAGCAGACGTTGGACACCTCCGGTGGTACCCCAGGGGAAGGCTGATAAGGGACCTTCTTGCAGACTACGTCTACATGCTTGTCACCAGTGAGGGGGCAATGCCAGTTGAGACACCCATAATGTATGACCTCGAGGACGAGGCAATCAGGGTACATGCAGAGAAGTTCGGTGAAAGACAGTACAGGATGAAGAACAGGAAGGAACTCATGCTGAGATACGCCTGCTGTTTCGGAGCCTTCAGGATCCTTTCAGACTCCTTCCTGACGTGGAAGAACCTGCCTGCATCCATATATGAACTCTCGACCTACAGCTTCCGGCTTGAAAAGAAGGGCGAGGTGGTTGGTCTTAAGAGGCTCAGGGGCTTTACAATGCCGGATCTCCACACGGTATGTGCTGACCTTGATCAGTCCCTTGAGGAATTCGCCAGGCAGGTCGAGATGTGCATGAGGACCGGCCAGGACCTCCAGGTGAACTATGAGGTCATATTCAGGGCCACGGCTGACTTCTATGAGGAGTACAGGGAATGGGTACATGAAGTAGCGGATAAAATCGGAAAACCAGTGCTCCTGGAGATACTCCCCTCAAGGAAGCACTACTGGATTGCCAAGATGGACTTCGCAGCCATAGACTACCTTGGAAGACCGATAGAGAATCCAACAGTTCAGATTGACGTTGAAAGCGGTGAGAGGTTCGGGATAACCTATGTTAACAGTGATGAGGAGGAGGTAAACCCAATAATCCTCCACTGCAGTCCAACAGGCAGCATTGAGAGGGTCATATGCAGCCTTCTTGAGAAGACGGCCATTGAAATGGATGAAAAACCACCTATGCTGCCCTTGTGGCTCTCACCCACCCAGGTACGTGTGCTTCCAATTGCAGAGCGCCACATGGAATATGCCAGTGACCTGGTATCAGAACTTATCGCAGCTGACGTAAGGGCTGACCTGGATGACCGATCAGAGACCCTCGGAAAGAAGATAAGGAATGCGGCCCAGGACTGGGTCCCCTACGTTGTTGTTATAGGTGACAGTGAAATGGAGGGCAAACTCACGGTCAATGTGAGGGAAACAGGTGAAAAGCTTCAGATGGGCCTGGATGAACTCATAGAACGTATAAGGGCTGAAACAGAGGGCATGCCCTTCAGAAGACTGCCGCTACCGGTTAAACTATCCGAGAGGATAAACTTCTAA
- the hcp gene encoding hydroxylamine reductase yields the protein MKYRCKVCDYIYDPEVGDPRSGIEPGTPFEELPDDWLCPVCNVGKDQFEPLRGEIKRVRPEDIDMFCYQCSQTVRGRACTIRGVCGKEPTVARLQDNLLFAIKGISAYLYHARELGYTDEEVDAFLERGFYSTLTNVNFDAGEFIDLALEAGEMNIRTMKLLKKAHIDTYGEPEPTEVRVGALEGPAIIATGHSLRALEELLKQTEGTGINVYTHSELLPAHGYPGLRKYPHLAGQLGGPWFDQKDTFSRYTAAILGTSNCVLLPRDDYRDRMFTCGVAALPGVEHLEGYDFSPLIDKALELPPLSEEDATTLTTGFGLSTILSLADKIRELVEDGKIRRFFLVGGCDSPLPRAKYYTEFVRKLPEDTVVLTLACGKYRFNSMDLGDIEGVPRLIDLGQCNDAIVAVELVEALSNLFQMDINELPLSIILSWMEQKAAAILWSLLSLDLKGMYIGPILPGWANEDIVKFLVDNYDLTPIGDPEEDIRKILG from the coding sequence ATGAAGTACCGCTGCAAGGTATGTGACTACATATATGATCCGGAGGTGGGTGACCCCCGCTCAGGTATAGAACCCGGGACACCCTTTGAGGAACTTCCGGATGACTGGCTCTGCCCTGTGTGCAACGTGGGCAAGGACCAGTTTGAACCCCTCCGGGGTGAAATAAAACGGGTGCGACCCGAGGATATAGACATGTTCTGTTATCAGTGCTCCCAGACCGTCCGTGGAAGGGCCTGCACAATCAGGGGAGTCTGTGGAAAGGAACCAACAGTTGCCAGACTCCAGGACAACCTTCTATTCGCAATAAAGGGAATTTCAGCCTATCTCTACCATGCCAGGGAACTCGGATACACTGATGAGGAGGTGGACGCCTTCCTTGAGAGGGGATTCTATTCAACCCTCACAAACGTTAACTTCGATGCCGGGGAATTCATAGACCTTGCCCTTGAAGCAGGTGAGATGAACATCAGGACCATGAAGCTCCTGAAGAAGGCCCACATTGACACCTACGGGGAACCCGAGCCCACCGAGGTTAGGGTGGGGGCCCTTGAAGGTCCCGCCATAATCGCAACCGGCCACAGCCTCAGGGCCCTCGAGGAGCTTCTGAAGCAGACCGAGGGTACCGGCATAAACGTCTACACCCATTCAGAGCTCCTGCCAGCCCATGGCTACCCTGGACTCAGGAAGTACCCCCATCTTGCCGGCCAGCTCGGAGGCCCATGGTTCGACCAGAAGGACACCTTCTCACGCTACACTGCTGCCATACTTGGAACATCTAACTGTGTCCTGCTTCCCCGCGATGATTACAGGGATCGCATGTTCACCTGTGGTGTTGCAGCCCTGCCCGGAGTTGAACACCTGGAGGGCTATGACTTCAGTCCCCTCATAGATAAGGCCCTTGAACTACCCCCACTCAGTGAAGAGGATGCCACGACCCTCACAACAGGATTCGGGTTATCAACCATACTTTCACTGGCAGATAAGATCAGGGAGCTGGTTGAGGATGGTAAGATAAGGAGATTCTTCCTTGTGGGTGGCTGTGACTCCCCCCTCCCCAGGGCAAAATACTACACCGAATTCGTGAGAAAACTGCCAGAGGACACCGTTGTCCTTACACTGGCCTGTGGAAAGTACCGGTTCAACTCCATGGACCTGGGTGACATCGAGGGGGTTCCCAGGCTCATAGACCTCGGGCAGTGCAACGATGCCATAGTGGCAGTTGAACTCGTTGAGGCCCTCAGCAACCTCTTCCAGATGGATATAAATGAGCTGCCACTCAGCATAATCCTCAGCTGGATGGAACAGAAGGCAGCCGCCATACTCTGGAGCCTCCTATCACTGGACCTCAAGGGCATGTACATCGGTCCAATCCTGCCTGGCTGGGCCAACGAGGACATAGTGAAGTTCCTGGTTGATAACTATGACCTCACACCAATAGGTGACCCTGAAGAGGATATCAGGAAGATACTGGGGTGA
- a CDS encoding radical SAM protein has protein sequence MSLGERVQVLSDSAQFDLCDYSADPSQRNTAVPGIYYTSYRGCRVPLFKVLLTNRCCNDCRYCINSSCEMPVELSPEEIARVFLDYYERRYVDGLFLSSGVSHDPDETMERLIETLRILRLEGYGGYIHLKIIPGSSMDSIKRAMELASRVSINIETATPDGLDELSSTKDYGVDILRRMRWIHRLRKRHPELAPSGQSTQLMVGAVDETDEDIVKRVGWIHDRFSIKRVYFSGFQPMEGTPLESRDEADPMRVLRLYQADSLLSSYGFSPDELRFSGGYLDTDLDPKYAAAMDMDIFPVDLESAPYHEIIRVPGIGPKSARRIIEMRSRTRLTPERLRKMGVRMNRAEPFIYLDGFQSTLAEWGKDRRE, from the coding sequence ATGAGTCTCGGTGAAAGGGTCCAGGTACTAAGTGACAGCGCCCAGTTTGACCTGTGTGATTACAGTGCTGACCCATCACAGCGAAATACAGCTGTCCCTGGCATCTACTACACCAGTTACAGGGGCTGCAGGGTCCCCCTCTTCAAGGTGCTCCTCACCAACAGGTGCTGCAATGACTGCAGGTACTGTATAAACAGCTCATGCGAGATGCCGGTGGAGCTCAGCCCTGAGGAAATTGCCAGGGTATTCCTTGACTACTATGAGAGGAGATATGTTGATGGTCTCTTCCTAAGTTCCGGTGTCAGCCACGACCCGGATGAAACCATGGAGCGTCTCATAGAAACCCTCAGGATCCTCCGTCTGGAAGGCTATGGTGGTTACATACACCTCAAGATCATACCGGGATCCTCCATGGATAGCATAAAGAGGGCCATGGAGCTTGCAAGCCGTGTGAGCATCAACATCGAGACAGCCACCCCCGATGGCCTGGATGAGCTTTCATCAACCAAGGATTACGGTGTTGATATACTCCGGAGAATGAGGTGGATACACAGGTTACGGAAGAGGCACCCCGAACTTGCACCCTCAGGTCAGAGCACACAGCTCATGGTTGGGGCCGTTGATGAAACAGATGAGGATATAGTGAAAAGAGTCGGGTGGATCCATGACCGTTTCTCAATTAAAAGGGTTTACTTCAGCGGCTTCCAGCCCATGGAGGGCACTCCCCTCGAATCCAGGGATGAAGCTGATCCTATGAGGGTTCTTAGGCTTTATCAGGCAGATTCCCTCCTCAGTTCCTATGGTTTCAGTCCAGATGAACTCAGGTTCAGTGGGGGCTACCTTGACACGGACCTTGACCCGAAATATGCTGCTGCAATGGATATGGATATCTTTCCTGTTGACCTTGAGAGCGCACCCTACCATGAAATCATAAGGGTCCCCGGGATCGGTCCCAAGTCTGCCAGGAGAATAATTGAGATGCGCAGCAGGACACGCCTCACACCTGAAAGGCTCAGAAAGATGGGTGTGAGGATGAATAGGGCAGAACCATTCATATACCTTGATGGCTTCCAGTCCACACTGGCTGAATGGGGTAAAGATAGAAGGGAGTGA
- a CDS encoding TrmB family transcriptional regulator, translated as MDRGVNEALKIMGLTDYQASAYTAMVTLVSARAVEVAEVSGIPRSRVYEVLRQLSDRGFVEVERGKPMRYHVVPPSEVFRREKGRIIKKLDEAMSRLTEIYEDRVARVPTPVWLIHGQEKIVKKELEIISRSRKELKMRMGFIFRDEIKALRPALDRITDRGVEVRIMARDVIDVPGEVEVRRIPPVRMLVRDSQEMMWIFSRFTPDGAPIPETAIGIWNQYPEIAENYARIFDTVWKGGAGRSP; from the coding sequence ATGGATAGAGGTGTTAATGAAGCCCTGAAGATCATGGGTCTGACAGATTATCAGGCCTCAGCCTACACTGCAATGGTCACGCTGGTATCTGCCAGGGCAGTGGAGGTTGCCGAGGTCTCGGGCATTCCAAGATCAAGGGTCTATGAGGTCCTGAGGCAGCTCTCAGACAGGGGCTTCGTGGAGGTTGAGAGGGGTAAACCCATGAGGTACCATGTGGTGCCACCCTCAGAGGTGTTCAGGAGGGAGAAGGGTAGGATCATCAAAAAACTTGATGAGGCCATGTCCAGGCTTACCGAAATCTATGAGGACAGGGTTGCCAGGGTACCGACACCTGTATGGCTCATCCATGGACAGGAGAAGATTGTGAAGAAGGAACTGGAGATAATATCCCGTTCAAGGAAGGAACTCAAGATGAGGATGGGCTTCATATTCAGGGATGAAATAAAGGCACTCCGCCCGGCCCTTGATAGAATAACCGATCGTGGAGTTGAGGTGAGGATCATGGCCAGGGATGTAATTGATGTACCCGGTGAGGTTGAGGTGAGGAGAATACCCCCTGTCAGGATGCTTGTCCGGGATTCACAGGAGATGATGTGGATATTCTCACGCTTCACACCCGATGGTGCACCCATCCCTGAAACCGCCATCGGGATATGGAACCAGTACCCTGAGATCGCAGAGAACTATGCCAGGATATTCGACACGGTATGGAAGGGGGGTGCCGGGAGGTCACCTTAA
- the cfbB gene encoding Ni-sirohydrochlorin a,c-diamide synthase — protein sequence MRVVLAGTGSAVGKTTIATGIMKALSGRGVQPFKVGPDYIDPSYHTMATGNTSRNIDSFFMTEAQIREAFTRAMKLSGSRMGIIEGVRGLYEGISPIGDTGSTASVAKALDAPVVLIINSRSLVKSAAAMVLGFRSLDREVKIEGVILNQVKNRRHYLKTRRAVEELTGTAVIGGIPRSSELEVEQRHLGLVPAVERDTIAAQIEKWGLAMEEYIDLEALQDIMSSAGKIRGERQPLWQRGNRKRVRIGVAIDEAFNFYYQENIEALEDNAASVVPFSPIHDEELPDVDAVYIGGGYPEIFAAELESNTSMRKSIQRFHADGRPIFGECGGLMYLMSSIDEREMCGVFPHPAEMTGRVQGLSYVIAEAVMDNLITEAGDKFRGHEFHYSRVLGASGGKFAFRVLRGRGIVDSLDGITSGSSLASYIHIHAASCPQFAANFTRNAWEF from the coding sequence ATGAGAGTTGTACTTGCAGGGACAGGGAGTGCGGTTGGTAAGACCACAATAGCAACAGGGATAATGAAGGCGCTCTCAGGTAGAGGCGTGCAGCCCTTCAAGGTTGGCCCAGACTACATAGACCCATCCTATCATACCATGGCCACCGGCAACACCTCAAGGAACATTGACTCATTCTTCATGACAGAGGCCCAGATAAGGGAGGCATTCACAAGGGCCATGAAATTATCAGGATCCAGGATGGGCATAATAGAGGGTGTAAGGGGATTATATGAGGGTATAAGCCCGATAGGAGATACAGGAAGTACGGCATCAGTTGCAAAGGCACTCGATGCTCCGGTTGTCCTTATAATAAACTCAAGGAGCCTTGTTAAGAGCGCTGCAGCAATGGTCCTAGGATTCAGAAGCCTCGACAGGGAGGTTAAAATAGAGGGCGTCATACTGAACCAGGTCAAGAACAGGAGGCACTACCTCAAGACCAGAAGGGCCGTGGAGGAACTGACCGGCACAGCGGTTATTGGGGGCATACCCCGCAGCAGTGAACTCGAGGTTGAACAGAGACACCTCGGCCTTGTCCCTGCAGTTGAGAGGGATACCATAGCAGCCCAAATCGAGAAGTGGGGCCTTGCAATGGAGGAGTACATTGACCTGGAGGCCCTTCAGGATATAATGTCCTCCGCAGGGAAGATAAGGGGTGAAAGGCAACCTCTCTGGCAGAGGGGAAACAGAAAGAGGGTTAGGATAGGTGTTGCCATCGACGAGGCCTTTAACTTCTACTACCAGGAGAACATTGAGGCCCTTGAGGACAACGCAGCATCTGTGGTTCCCTTCAGCCCCATACACGACGAGGAGCTTCCAGATGTTGACGCCGTCTACATCGGTGGGGGATACCCCGAGATCTTTGCAGCGGAACTTGAATCCAACACCTCAATGAGGAAGTCCATCCAGAGGTTCCATGCAGATGGGAGACCTATCTTCGGGGAATGCGGTGGCCTCATGTACCTCATGAGTTCAATCGATGAACGTGAAATGTGCGGTGTTTTCCCACACCCCGCTGAAATGACAGGACGCGTCCAGGGATTGAGTTACGTGATAGCCGAGGCAGTGATGGATAACCTGATCACAGAGGCCGGTGATAAATTCAGGGGACATGAGTTCCACTACTCAAGGGTCCTGGGGGCTTCAGGCGGAAAATTCGCCTTCAGGGTCCTCCGGGGGAGGGGGATAGTGGATTCCCTTGATGGTATCACATCAGGCTCATCCCTTGCAAGCTACATCCACATACATGCCGCATCCTGCCCACAGTTTGCTGCAAATTTCACAAGGAATGCCTGGGAGTTTTAG
- a CDS encoding MgtC/SapB family protein encodes MVVFISAISYAGYIAMKIAGPERGLGATGIIGGLVSSTAVVTAMAGRVRDSEDLMGPAVFAAVISSSMMFFRILLEVSVVNSSLVGYVAPPMLAMGVLGVMLAAMFMRSSSGIDSDIKIENPFSVKPALIFGALFLAILFISKAASVYLGRGGVLVASVISGVADVDAITVSMSILAAGGSISQSTAAAAITLAGVSNTLIKGGIALVLGTKKFGKRVGTLFVAIITAGLLAVLLT; translated from the coding sequence ATGGTGGTTTTCATATCTGCAATAAGTTATGCTGGATACATAGCCATGAAAATAGCCGGACCCGAAAGGGGCCTTGGGGCTACAGGGATCATAGGGGGCCTGGTTTCAAGTACTGCAGTTGTAACTGCAATGGCAGGGAGGGTGAGGGATTCGGAGGACCTTATGGGACCAGCGGTATTCGCGGCGGTCATTTCAAGTTCCATGATGTTCTTCAGGATACTGCTGGAGGTCTCAGTTGTTAACTCCTCACTTGTGGGTTATGTGGCCCCTCCCATGCTTGCAATGGGTGTTCTGGGTGTTATGCTTGCAGCCATGTTCATGAGGTCATCATCAGGGATCGATTCAGACATCAAGATTGAAAATCCCTTCTCTGTCAAACCAGCCCTAATATTCGGGGCCCTATTCCTTGCAATACTCTTCATATCAAAGGCTGCCAGCGTCTATCTTGGCCGTGGTGGTGTACTTGTGGCCAGTGTGATCTCAGGTGTTGCTGATGTTGATGCAATAACTGTGAGCATGTCAATCCTTGCAGCAGGGGGCTCCATCTCACAATCAACTGCTGCAGCCGCCATAACACTGGCGGGGGTCTCAAACACCCTGATAAAGGGGGGAATAGCCCTTGTTCTTGGAACAAAAAAATTCGGGAAAAGGGTGGGGACCCTTTTCGTTGCAATCATAACAGCCGGGTTGCTGGCTGTTCTCTTAACATAG
- the ilvD gene encoding dihydroxy-acid dehydratase: MKSDTIKRGIQRAPHRSLLRACGLTDDDFEKPFIGIANSYTDIVPGHIHLRELAEAVKEGVNAAGGVAFEFNTMAICDGIAMNHDGMKYSLASREIVADTVESMAMAHALDGLVLLPTCDKIVPGMLMAAARLDIPAIVVTGGPMLPGEFKGRKVDLINVYEGVGTVSAGEMSEDELEELERCACPGPRSCAGLFTANTMACLTEALGMSLPGCATAHAVSSRKRQIARLSGKRIVEMVQENLKPTMIMSQEAFENAVMVDLALGGSTNTTLHIPAIAAEIDGLNINLDLFDELSRVIPHIASISPAGEHMMLDLDRAGGIPAVLKTLEDHINRECVTCTGRTVQENIENVKVGHRDVIRPLDSPVHSEGGLAILRGNLAPRGSVVKQGAVAEDMMVHEGPAKVFNSEDECMEAIFGGRIDEGDVIVIRYEGPKGGPGMREMLNPTSAIAGMGLERVALITDGRFSGGTRGPCVGHVSPEAMEDGPLAAVNDGDIIRIDIPSRKLEVDLSPREIEERLQSAVKPRRSVKGWLARYRKLAGSADTGAVLR; the protein is encoded by the coding sequence ATGAAGAGTGATACAATAAAGAGGGGAATCCAGAGGGCGCCCCACCGATCCCTCCTGAGGGCCTGCGGCCTGACAGATGATGACTTCGAGAAACCATTCATAGGTATAGCCAACAGTTACACTGACATAGTTCCCGGCCACATCCACCTGAGGGAACTTGCAGAGGCTGTTAAGGAGGGTGTGAATGCTGCGGGGGGTGTCGCATTTGAATTCAACACCATGGCGATATGTGATGGAATAGCCATGAACCACGACGGGATGAAGTACTCCCTGGCATCAAGGGAGATAGTTGCAGACACCGTGGAGAGCATGGCGATGGCCCATGCCCTTGACGGGCTGGTGCTGCTTCCAACCTGTGACAAGATAGTCCCGGGGATGCTCATGGCAGCGGCCAGACTTGACATACCGGCCATAGTCGTGACCGGCGGGCCAATGCTCCCTGGAGAATTTAAGGGAAGAAAGGTGGACCTCATAAACGTTTATGAGGGTGTTGGAACAGTCAGCGCAGGTGAGATGTCAGAGGATGAACTGGAAGAACTCGAAAGATGCGCCTGCCCGGGGCCAAGATCCTGTGCGGGTCTATTCACAGCCAACACCATGGCATGCCTGACGGAGGCCCTGGGCATGAGCCTCCCTGGCTGTGCAACCGCCCACGCCGTAAGCTCACGTAAGAGGCAGATTGCAAGGCTCTCAGGTAAGAGGATAGTTGAAATGGTGCAGGAAAATCTGAAGCCAACCATGATAATGAGCCAGGAGGCCTTTGAGAATGCGGTTATGGTTGACCTCGCCCTGGGGGGTTCAACAAACACCACACTCCACATCCCGGCCATCGCAGCTGAAATCGATGGACTCAACATCAACCTGGACCTCTTTGATGAGCTGAGCAGGGTAATACCCCACATAGCATCAATCTCCCCGGCAGGTGAACACATGATGCTGGACCTTGACCGGGCAGGCGGGATACCCGCCGTCTTAAAAACCCTGGAGGACCATATAAACAGGGAATGTGTAACATGCACAGGCAGAACAGTCCAGGAGAACATTGAGAATGTGAAGGTAGGACACAGGGACGTCATAAGGCCCCTTGACAGTCCAGTCCACAGTGAGGGCGGTCTTGCAATACTCAGGGGTAACCTGGCGCCCCGGGGATCGGTCGTGAAACAGGGAGCCGTTGCAGAGGACATGATGGTTCATGAGGGTCCTGCGAAGGTCTTTAACAGTGAAGATGAATGCATGGAGGCCATATTCGGTGGCAGGATAGATGAGGGTGATGTGATCGTCATACGCTACGAGGGGCCCAAGGGAGGACCCGGCATGAGGGAGATGCTCAACCCGACATCTGCGATTGCAGGCATGGGCCTTGAAAGGGTCGCCCTTATAACCGATGGAAGGTTCTCAGGTGGTACAAGGGGACCCTGCGTTGGCCATGTATCGCCTGAAGCCATGGAGGACGGTCCCCTTGCCGCGGTGAATGATGGGGACATCATCAGAATAGATATACCCTCAAGAAAACTTGAGGTTGACCTTAGTCCCCGGGAAATTGAGGAGAGACTCCAGAGTGCAGTTAAACCCCGCCGCAGTGTTAAGGGATGGCTTGCACGTTACCGTAAACTGGCAGGATCCGCAGATACAGGTGCAGTACTCAGATAG
- a CDS encoding cupin domain-containing protein, translating to MKISNLIDYQDDSVVSREIIRKETGTVTLFAFDRGQGLSEHTAPFDAMVQVIDGEAEVTISGEKHRLVAGEMIIMPAEKPHAVMAVKPFKMLLTMIRS from the coding sequence ATGAAGATCAGCAACCTCATCGATTACCAGGACGACTCGGTGGTCAGCAGGGAGATAATCCGCAAAGAGACAGGTACAGTTACCCTCTTTGCCTTTGACAGGGGTCAGGGCCTCAGTGAACACACCGCCCCCTTCGATGCCATGGTACAGGTCATTGATGGTGAGGCCGAAGTCACCATAAGCGGAGAGAAGCACCGCCTGGTTGCAGGTGAGATGATAATCATGCCTGCAGAAAAGCCCCACGCCGTGATGGCGGTGAAACCCTTCAAGATGCTCCTCACCATGATAAGGTCCTGA
- a CDS encoding oligosaccharide repeat unit polymerase family protein, protein MRFDVFSPYSVVAVIIIYLSLALTGTGLGLRGLEPPSALSIIYIATGTVALIGGVYLSSGFRIGKIRTHEGSEPFLVALVIAGILIQAINLYLLGGIPLLSGYLKARAVTKLWFISYLLFLPSINILLAAYPRRKYYIPLIMGAILFALTGYRTTVVVILLSGTITLYYSARPSWRELGVLISALAVAALLVGYVAVKSIEWQTWTLNPVELLLYRAGYTLTVFDRIISLQGATGGKLLYYTLTGYIHSTDPRAIVGEVVLGYSHSTTSTIFGPSLLDFGLHAMLFQMFILGLLLGLMHRIQGVLDGFFTGIYSIILAQTIVWVETGPTDLVVWVFYLIGFISAIYVLWRCYSEAGSCS, encoded by the coding sequence ATGAGGTTTGATGTGTTTTCACCATACTCAGTGGTGGCTGTCATTATAATCTACCTTTCCCTGGCACTGACCGGAACCGGACTCGGCCTGAGGGGACTTGAACCACCTTCAGCCCTTTCCATCATATACATTGCCACCGGAACGGTCGCCCTCATTGGAGGTGTTTACCTATCATCAGGGTTCAGGATAGGGAAGATAAGGACCCATGAAGGTTCCGAACCATTCCTCGTGGCTTTAGTGATTGCCGGAATTCTCATCCAGGCAATTAACCTGTATCTTCTGGGGGGAATCCCACTCCTAAGCGGATACCTCAAGGCAAGGGCTGTCACAAAGTTATGGTTCATCTCATACCTGTTATTCCTCCCATCCATCAACATACTCCTGGCAGCGTATCCACGGAGGAAATACTACATCCCCCTCATCATGGGGGCCATTCTCTTCGCCCTCACAGGTTACAGGACAACTGTGGTGGTCATACTCCTCAGCGGCACCATAACCCTCTACTATTCAGCCAGGCCCTCCTGGAGGGAACTGGGAGTTTTAATCTCTGCGCTTGCAGTTGCAGCTCTTCTTGTTGGCTACGTTGCAGTTAAATCCATTGAGTGGCAGACCTGGACCCTTAACCCGGTGGAACTTCTCCTCTACAGGGCAGGCTACACCCTCACAGTCTTTGACAGGATAATATCCCTGCAAGGTGCAACAGGCGGCAAACTTCTCTATTACACCCTGACAGGGTACATCCACTCCACCGACCCCAGGGCAATCGTTGGGGAGGTTGTACTGGGTTACAGCCACTCCACAACATCCACGATTTTTGGACCATCCCTCCTCGATTTCGGATTACATGCAATGCTTTTCCAGATGTTTATACTGGGCCTGCTTCTGGGGCTCATGCACCGAATTCAGGGAGTTCTCGACGGCTTTTTCACGGGTATATACTCCATCATACTGGCCCAGACAATTGTATGGGTTGAAACGGGACCCACGGACCTTGTGGTCTGGGTATTCTACCTTATAGGATTCATATCAGCAATATACGTTCTCTGGAGGTGTTACTCTGAGGCTGGCAGTTGCAGCTGA
- a CDS encoding MgtC/SapB family protein has translation MIALAIGALVGIERERRIKRTEFAGIRTFMLISLVGALSAYLSGKFFLAFPVAFLGIILLIVVSYTASTREGGDIGVTGEVAALVTFLLGAMCVAYDYRLAVMLSIIVTAILALKRYIHVAVRRISEREMIDTIKFLIIAFVILPLLPDTATGP, from the coding sequence TTGATAGCTCTTGCAATAGGTGCGCTGGTGGGTATTGAGAGGGAGCGGCGGATCAAGAGGACAGAATTTGCAGGTATAAGGACCTTCATGCTCATATCACTTGTAGGGGCACTGTCAGCCTATCTTTCAGGAAAGTTTTTTCTGGCGTTCCCTGTGGCATTCCTTGGGATCATCCTCCTCATAGTCGTAAGTTACACAGCAAGCACCAGGGAGGGCGGTGATATCGGGGTAACCGGGGAGGTGGCTGCCCTTGTCACATTTCTCCTGGGGGCAATGTGTGTTGCATATGACTACCGGCTGGCGGTGATGCTCTCAATCATAGTAACGGCCATTCTGGCCCTGAAGAGGTACATACACGTTGCAGTGAGGAGGATAAGTGAGAGGGAGATGATAGACACCATAAAGTTCCTGATAATAGCCTTCGTAATCCTCCCCCTCCTTCCTGACACCGCAACTGGCCCCTAG